The Spirosoma foliorum genome has a window encoding:
- a CDS encoding TonB-dependent receptor: MNRLLLTVCLLVLVRFVAHSQILYTLSGTVRDSASQQPIVRAAVVLDYEKKATGTYTDAQGNFSIKARIGQHVLVVRSLGFVPYRATISLRENTVFNVNLPSVSSQLEEVVVTSKGYDRNVRQPLLGVSQINIATLKKMPAALGEVDILRSLQMLPGVTSVGEAANGVNIRGGTTDQNLILLDDTPIFNPTHMFGLFSVFPPDAVGSLDLYKGNVPARYGGRAASVLDIALRNPDLNQFRLTGGVSFVANRLTVETPIVKGKLALMVSGRGAFNDFLLRAVSPRLDNIRAKFGDGTAKMFWRVNDKNTVTAMGYLSQDLFQTNLLGSLANVNAVNTQYAQQTANGMVRWFHAFNDRTNLQTTALVAQYIPRILSTEDSTNNKVVLKQSLLQRQIKSNLNYQLENQKIEVGISGTHYRLNPGELIPGNSLAVNYQKTPIENALEFGIHAEDEISLSENLAVSAGLRYSHFLNLGPSVVRRYSNGEVPDATTVVDSAVYGAGQVTKQYGGFEPRLGLRYALTPNSSIKIGYNLMRQYLQVITNTTTPLPTSRWKTSDAHIQPQVSQLFSVGYFKNSKNNIFELSAEAYWRSTQHILDYKPGADFLLQPYPETQLLPGRSKAYGLEVMVSKKKGELTGWVNYTFARTLNQVNQGVDFQQQINGGDWYRANYDRPHSLNMSLTINQGKHHSFSFNFAYSTGRPYTAPEGFIRYQGRTYPYYDERNQYRLPDYHRLDFAWNIYNPSMKNRRWQGHWTFTVYNIYGRKNVYSIFYRTEGQATNPYRLSIFGAPIPSLTYNFEFK, encoded by the coding sequence ATGAATCGATTACTACTGACAGTTTGCTTGCTGGTTTTGGTAAGGTTTGTAGCTCATAGCCAGATACTCTATACGCTTTCCGGTACCGTTCGTGACTCCGCCAGCCAGCAACCGATTGTGCGGGCTGCCGTGGTACTCGATTATGAAAAAAAAGCTACCGGTACCTACACCGATGCCCAGGGGAATTTCTCGATCAAAGCGCGTATTGGTCAGCACGTTCTGGTGGTACGGAGCTTGGGTTTTGTGCCTTATAGAGCTACTATTAGTTTACGGGAAAATACCGTTTTTAATGTTAACCTGCCTTCTGTATCCAGTCAACTCGAAGAAGTGGTCGTAACCAGTAAAGGCTATGACCGAAACGTGCGTCAACCTCTCTTGGGAGTTAGTCAGATCAATATCGCTACGCTCAAAAAGATGCCCGCTGCCTTGGGTGAAGTAGATATTCTGCGGAGCTTGCAAATGCTGCCGGGCGTTACGAGTGTTGGAGAAGCCGCCAACGGCGTCAACATCCGGGGTGGTACAACTGATCAAAACCTGATTCTGCTTGACGATACGCCGATCTTCAACCCGACCCACATGTTCGGCCTTTTCTCGGTCTTCCCGCCCGATGCCGTGGGGAGTCTGGATTTGTACAAAGGGAATGTGCCTGCTCGTTACGGCGGACGAGCAGCTTCAGTGCTGGACATTGCCTTACGTAACCCTGATCTGAATCAATTTCGTCTGACAGGTGGGGTGAGCTTCGTAGCCAATCGACTGACGGTTGAAACGCCTATCGTTAAAGGAAAATTGGCCTTGATGGTATCGGGGCGGGGTGCGTTTAATGACTTTTTACTTCGAGCAGTTTCCCCCCGCTTAGATAATATCCGCGCCAAATTCGGGGATGGAACGGCTAAGATGTTCTGGCGGGTCAACGACAAGAATACCGTGACGGCAATGGGGTATTTGAGCCAGGATTTGTTTCAAACGAATCTACTGGGGAGTCTGGCCAATGTTAATGCGGTGAATACCCAATACGCCCAACAAACGGCCAACGGCATGGTTCGTTGGTTCCATGCGTTCAATGACCGAACAAATCTACAGACAACGGCCTTGGTGGCGCAGTACATTCCCCGAATTCTATCGACCGAAGACAGTACCAATAATAAAGTGGTGCTGAAACAGTCACTGTTGCAACGGCAGATCAAATCGAACCTGAACTACCAGTTAGAAAATCAGAAGATCGAAGTTGGTATCAGCGGCACTCATTATCGACTCAATCCGGGCGAGCTAATTCCGGGCAATAGTCTGGCCGTAAATTATCAGAAAACCCCCATTGAGAATGCGCTGGAATTTGGGATTCATGCCGAAGATGAGATCAGTTTGTCGGAAAACCTGGCTGTATCGGCAGGTTTGCGGTACTCCCACTTCCTGAATCTGGGACCATCTGTAGTTCGTCGCTATTCAAACGGCGAAGTGCCCGATGCCACAACTGTTGTTGATTCGGCAGTCTACGGAGCCGGGCAGGTGACGAAGCAATATGGCGGTTTTGAACCTCGGCTGGGTTTGCGTTACGCCCTGACGCCCAATTCCTCCATTAAGATTGGGTATAACCTGATGCGGCAGTATTTGCAAGTGATCACCAACACAACCACGCCTTTGCCTACCTCGCGCTGGAAAACATCCGATGCGCATATTCAGCCACAGGTGAGTCAGTTGTTTTCGGTAGGATATTTCAAGAATTCGAAGAATAACATTTTTGAACTGTCGGCGGAGGCTTACTGGCGAAGTACGCAGCACATTCTGGACTATAAGCCGGGTGCCGATTTTCTATTGCAACCTTATCCAGAAACGCAATTGTTGCCCGGTCGAAGCAAGGCGTATGGTCTGGAAGTGATGGTTTCGAAGAAAAAAGGGGAACTGACGGGTTGGGTTAATTATACCTTTGCCCGAACACTGAATCAGGTGAATCAGGGCGTTGATTTTCAGCAGCAGATTAACGGTGGCGACTGGTACCGGGCCAACTACGATCGGCCTCATAGCTTGAATATGAGTCTGACCATCAATCAGGGGAAACACCATAGTTTTTCGTTCAACTTTGCCTACAGCACAGGTCGCCCTTACACGGCGCCGGAAGGGTTCATTCGCTATCAGGGTCGGACTTACCCGTACTACGATGAACGTAACCAGTATCGCCTGCCCGACTATCATCGGCTGGATTTCGCCTGGAATATCTACAATCCGAGTATGAAAAACCGACGCTGGCAGGGCCACTGGACCTTTACGGTATACAACATCTACGGTCGTAAAAATGTGTATTCGATCTTTTATCGCACTGAAGGCCAGGCCACAAATCCCTACCGACTCAGCATTTTTGGGGCACCAATCCCGAGTTTGACGTACAATTTCGAGTTCAAGTAA
- a CDS encoding DUF4249 domain-containing protein, giving the protein MRFLAFALITFLFVNLLTSCVDPIELTLNGTVNTLVVDGTITNRAEPQIIRINRSKADPLTGRFGSVPITKATVEVLVDSVNVIPCHETEAGSYQLPSDFKGQIGHSYQLRFTLSDGTHYQSTPQIMPAVPAIDRVSSQYNSASLPVELALTGGYRGGHDVYIDWKDPANEQNYYRWEWKLWEKQSWCRSCQQGVYAVNAILDHVYKDKTFYVSGDALYENCFVPTNYFEAGQPPFTTGLYVYDYPCRMECWEILYSSALNVFDDQFSNGGLITKRKIAQIPYYDSTACLVEIRQLSLTKPAYSYFKRFQDQTQTTNGLTDPIPSAPVGNIQNLGNSQEHVVGYFTASAVSAVRHWIDRKDVIGLPFGQTDPTGPSKLPGSELFYSLNLRQPTPEPIYPYPNIRILGGPPRPVTAICVPSDSRTPFKPDGWQE; this is encoded by the coding sequence ATGCGCTTTCTCGCTTTTGCTCTAATTACCTTTCTTTTTGTCAATCTACTCACCAGTTGCGTAGACCCAATTGAGTTAACGCTTAACGGAACGGTTAATACGTTGGTGGTTGATGGAACCATCACAAACCGCGCGGAACCACAAATTATTCGCATTAATCGCTCGAAAGCCGACCCACTGACAGGCCGTTTTGGCAGTGTTCCCATCACAAAAGCAACTGTTGAAGTTCTTGTTGATTCAGTTAATGTTATTCCCTGCCACGAAACCGAAGCCGGGAGCTATCAGCTACCCAGCGATTTTAAAGGCCAGATCGGTCATAGTTATCAACTCCGCTTTACACTCAGCGACGGCACGCACTACCAATCGACGCCACAAATTATGCCCGCAGTTCCTGCTATTGATCGGGTATCGTCGCAGTACAATTCGGCAAGTTTGCCCGTCGAACTCGCCTTAACAGGTGGCTATCGAGGTGGTCATGATGTATATATCGACTGGAAAGACCCCGCCAATGAGCAGAACTATTACCGATGGGAGTGGAAATTGTGGGAAAAGCAGTCGTGGTGTCGGAGTTGCCAACAAGGGGTTTATGCGGTCAATGCCATTCTTGACCATGTGTATAAAGACAAAACGTTTTATGTATCGGGCGATGCACTCTACGAAAACTGTTTTGTACCGACCAATTATTTCGAAGCGGGCCAGCCCCCTTTCACAACCGGATTATACGTCTATGATTATCCGTGCCGCATGGAATGCTGGGAAATTCTGTACAGTTCGGCACTCAATGTTTTCGATGATCAGTTCAGTAATGGCGGCCTGATTACCAAACGAAAAATTGCCCAGATCCCCTACTACGACAGTACAGCCTGCCTGGTTGAAATCAGACAGTTGTCTCTGACGAAGCCAGCCTATTCGTACTTTAAGCGCTTTCAGGATCAAACTCAAACTACAAATGGCCTGACCGACCCCATACCTTCTGCCCCGGTAGGCAACATTCAGAATTTGGGTAACAGCCAGGAGCACGTTGTGGGCTATTTCACGGCCTCTGCGGTGTCGGCGGTTCGGCATTGGATTGACCGAAAAGATGTGATTGGCTTGCCATTCGGCCAAACCGACCCAACTGGTCCCTCTAAACTGCCGGGTTCTGAGCTGTTCTATTCGCTCAATTTGCGGCAACCTACTCCTGAACCCATTTACCCTTACCCCAACATCCGCATTCTTGGTGGTCCTCCCCGACCCGTAACCGCCATCTGCGTTCCCAGCGATAGCCGGACGCCCTTTAAACCCGATGGTTGGCAGGAGTAG
- a CDS encoding SGNH/GDSL hydrolase family protein yields MNILVIGGCQVYGYGLTSNERSFVDQFSDRLKETGYSPQITSYVFLPLATVRETLAHLDLSNVDLLIIQPAHYNLQHPSTFWKLFKTPTKKVPKQAGYGLTTNELSAMRALPPLPLDRTPIGRIKQMKNWLKRLLLCVSKPAGLVKQLLYVEQEIAALLEQLHPHRENVILLTPTPHRDLVSQWLRKQGRTIVLNEGNRWGMTVLDTHLIIRPDEKVYLTDDPSHLNSTGHHLLGQALVACYEVQQGLVEEVFV; encoded by the coding sequence ATGAATATTCTGGTAATTGGTGGGTGTCAGGTCTATGGCTATGGACTAACTTCGAATGAACGCAGCTTTGTGGATCAATTTTCGGATCGACTCAAAGAAACGGGTTACTCTCCTCAAATTACCAGCTATGTTTTTCTGCCACTGGCTACTGTTCGGGAAACACTAGCGCACCTAGACCTCTCGAACGTTGATTTATTGATTATCCAACCGGCCCATTACAACCTTCAGCATCCATCTACGTTTTGGAAACTGTTTAAAACACCCACTAAAAAAGTGCCTAAACAGGCAGGCTATGGATTGACAACGAACGAATTGAGTGCTATGAGGGCGCTGCCACCCTTGCCGCTCGATAGGACACCCATCGGTCGAATCAAACAAATGAAGAATTGGCTTAAACGCCTTTTGTTGTGTGTAAGTAAGCCTGCTGGTCTCGTAAAACAGCTGCTCTATGTTGAACAGGAGATAGCCGCCTTACTGGAGCAATTGCATCCACATCGGGAAAACGTTATTCTGTTGACACCTACGCCCCATCGTGATCTGGTTAGTCAATGGTTGCGGAAACAGGGGCGTACTATAGTGTTGAACGAAGGTAATCGATGGGGAATGACTGTTCTGGATACCCACTTGATTATCCGCCCCGACGAAAAGGTTTATCTTACAGACGACCCTAGCCATTTAAATAGCACCGGTCATCACTTACTAGGTCAGGCTTTAGTAGCTTGTTACGAGGTACAACAGGGGCTAGTGGAAGAAGTCTTCGTTTGA
- a CDS encoding phospho-sugar mutase, translated as MATALDSPTQQRVDKWLTGNYDAATKESIQHLIDSGNITELTDSFYRDLEFGTGGLRGILGVGSNRMNRYTVGAATQGLSNYINAAFPGEDISVAIAHDSRRMSPEFARLVADIFSANGIKVYLFSALRPTPELSFAIRQLGCQSGIVVTASHNPPEYNGYKVYWNDGGQVVAPHDKAIIAEVNKITSVDDIKFEGIPERIHLIDEEIDAPYVERVKSNAVNPDVIKRQANLNIVYTPIHGTGITLVPRVLDALGFNNVHIVQEQATPDGNFPTVKSPNPEERAAMQLALDLANSLDADLIMATDPDADRVGAGARNHHGEFELLNGNQMASLIIYYLLNAWKDAGKLTGKEFVAKTIVTTDLIDQMCKNYGVTCYNTLTGFKYIAEVIRELEGKEKFIGGGEESYGYLIGDFVRDKDAIASCAIIAELTAYAKDQGKSLFDMLMAMYQDNGFYYESLVSLTKKGKSGAEEIQQMMADFRANPPKSIAGSPVVRVDDYKALTRLDATTGTTSAIEAGKMGIESSNVLQFFTEDGTKVSARPSGTEPKIKFYVSVREPLESKEAFDDTYAQLKAKVQRVIDELQLT; from the coding sequence ATGGCAACAGCCCTTGACTCCCCTACCCAGCAACGTGTTGATAAATGGCTTACCGGTAATTACGATGCCGCAACTAAAGAATCGATCCAGCATCTGATTGATTCGGGTAACATTACCGAACTCACCGATTCTTTCTACCGCGATCTTGAATTTGGTACAGGCGGTTTGCGTGGCATTTTGGGTGTGGGCTCCAACCGAATGAATCGCTACACAGTTGGTGCCGCAACACAGGGTCTTTCCAATTACATCAATGCCGCTTTTCCGGGCGAAGACATCAGCGTGGCCATTGCCCACGACAGTCGCCGGATGAGCCCTGAATTTGCCCGGTTAGTAGCCGATATTTTTTCGGCAAACGGCATTAAAGTATATCTGTTTAGCGCTCTTCGTCCGACGCCAGAGTTATCGTTTGCGATTCGGCAGTTGGGTTGCCAGAGCGGTATTGTCGTTACGGCCTCGCATAACCCACCCGAATATAACGGCTACAAAGTGTACTGGAACGATGGCGGTCAGGTGGTGGCCCCGCACGATAAGGCCATTATTGCAGAGGTTAACAAGATCACGTCGGTTGATGATATTAAGTTTGAGGGTATTCCTGAGCGCATTCATCTGATCGATGAAGAAATTGACGCACCTTATGTAGAACGGGTTAAGTCGAATGCGGTGAATCCAGACGTTATTAAACGTCAGGCCAATCTGAACATCGTGTACACGCCCATTCACGGAACGGGCATTACGCTGGTACCGCGTGTGCTGGATGCATTAGGTTTCAACAACGTTCATATTGTTCAGGAACAGGCAACCCCAGACGGAAACTTCCCAACAGTAAAATCGCCCAACCCCGAAGAACGCGCAGCCATGCAACTGGCTTTAGATTTGGCTAATTCGCTGGACGCCGATCTTATCATGGCAACCGACCCCGACGCCGACCGCGTTGGCGCTGGAGCCCGCAATCATCATGGCGAATTTGAGTTGCTGAACGGCAACCAGATGGCCAGTCTGATCATTTATTACTTACTGAATGCCTGGAAAGATGCCGGTAAACTGACTGGTAAGGAGTTCGTGGCAAAGACCATCGTAACCACCGATCTCATCGATCAGATGTGCAAAAACTACGGTGTAACCTGCTATAACACACTAACGGGCTTCAAATACATTGCCGAAGTAATTCGTGAACTAGAGGGCAAAGAGAAGTTTATTGGTGGTGGTGAAGAAAGTTATGGCTACCTCATCGGCGATTTTGTACGTGACAAAGATGCTATTGCGTCCTGCGCTATCATTGCTGAATTGACTGCCTACGCCAAAGATCAGGGCAAGAGTCTGTTCGATATGCTGATGGCCATGTACCAGGACAATGGTTTCTATTATGAATCGCTGGTATCACTGACCAAGAAAGGTAAATCAGGTGCCGAAGAAATTCAGCAGATGATGGCTGACTTCCGCGCCAATCCGCCTAAATCGATTGCCGGTTCACCTGTGGTTCGGGTAGATGACTACAAGGCCCTGACTCGACTCGATGCAACAACTGGCACAACCTCAGCCATCGAAGCGGGTAAAATGGGTATCGAATCATCGAACGTGCTGCAATTCTTCACAGAAGATGGTACGAAAGTATCGGCTCGCCCATCCGGTACTGAACCAAAAATTAAATTCTACGTCAGCGTTCGTGAGCCACTCGAAAGTAAAGAAGCATTTGATGATACGTATGCTCAATTAAAAGCAAAAGTGCAACGAGTCATTGATGAGTTACAACTGACCTAG
- a CDS encoding SusC/RagA family TonB-linked outer membrane protein — MIIPLPNSTRNGYRQWVLFSLLFLSTQLSYAQTTITGTVTDATTGEVLAGTTIQAKGTNVGATSNAAGKYQINLPTGAKTLVFSFIGYQPTEIAVGNQSVVDAKLTATDNALSEVVVVGYGVQNKRDITTAIGSVKAKDLANQPVASFDQALASKIAGVQVSQTSGAPGAALSIRVRGTGSISAGNDPLYVIDGIPLSRDTKYATGSTNSQFPDNPINVMSTINTDDIESIEVLKDASASAIYGSRGSNGVVLLTTKRGKEGKTVISYDSYIGVQNVSKKIDMLNAYEYAQLSYEAKNNAYLDRNPTGKPTDSNDIRNKGVGAPSTLIQPEIVPYLSGQAGLTNTNWQDAIFRSAPIQNHTLSISGGKENIKYYLSANYLNQRGVVINSGFKRYGMRANVEVKNGRLTTGINFNPTYSYHDLIKAEGPYLGEGVVGLALQMPPLFPVYNADGSYNFGGNAWGYGATSILNPVAIANQVSDKLSQLRLLGNAYAQYEIIDGLSYRLSVGADVNSFQRDYYRPSTLEIRDRKGPSTPTGFSRAQNFVDWLVENTLNYNRSFGQHTLSALAGFSSQKDRRVANELTATNFPNDLVYTLNAGQVTSGSSDVQEWSLLSYLGRVQYDYGGKYLVSAAIRADGSSRFGKDNRWGYFPSVSAGWNISQETFLKSVNWLSDVKLRASYGLTGNFQIPNYGSVSLLNYSNYILGNETVVSGLAPGNSANNKLKWEKTAMLDVGFDVSFLRNKLNFTFDYYNANTSDLLLNVPVPRASGFSTELQNIGKVNNQGFEFTLGTRQTFGRLRWDASANIATNRNEVKALGPSGDPIIVAGGVAGAQFITQIGHPIGEYYTYVYEGVYKNQAELDANPALHVSTSRPGDFKFKDANGDGKFDLSSDRTVTGSYFPKYTFGFNTSLNYRGFDLGVTVQGVQGHKILNLIRRYIYNMEGNGNLFRGALDRWQSADNPGNGLVNRANRLASGSNGEISTWHIEDGSYVRIRTITLGYSLPTALLTRLRLTRARLYVTTQNPFTFTKYLGYNPEVNSRPDSALSSGEDYGTYPLPRTTSVGLNLSF, encoded by the coding sequence ATGATCATTCCGTTACCAAACTCTACCCGAAATGGGTATCGACAATGGGTGTTGTTTAGTCTTCTGTTTCTATCGACTCAGTTGAGTTATGCCCAAACTACAATTACCGGTACCGTAACCGATGCCACGACCGGCGAAGTACTCGCTGGCACAACCATTCAGGCCAAGGGTACCAACGTTGGTGCAACCAGCAATGCCGCCGGGAAGTATCAGATTAACCTGCCTACAGGGGCTAAAACCCTCGTTTTTTCCTTCATTGGTTACCAGCCAACGGAAATTGCCGTAGGAAATCAGAGCGTGGTCGATGCCAAGCTGACCGCCACTGACAATGCCCTCAGTGAAGTAGTTGTGGTAGGGTATGGTGTCCAAAACAAGCGGGACATCACAACAGCCATTGGCTCCGTGAAGGCCAAAGACCTGGCAAACCAGCCCGTAGCTAGCTTCGATCAGGCACTGGCGTCTAAAATCGCCGGGGTTCAGGTGTCACAAACATCGGGGGCACCGGGTGCAGCCCTCTCCATTCGGGTACGCGGCACGGGCTCGATCAGTGCTGGTAACGATCCGCTCTACGTGATCGACGGTATTCCCCTTTCGCGTGATACTAAATATGCCACGGGGAGTACCAACTCGCAATTCCCAGACAATCCAATCAACGTGATGAGCACGATCAATACCGATGATATTGAAAGTATCGAAGTACTGAAAGATGCCTCTGCATCAGCCATTTATGGGTCTCGTGGTTCTAACGGGGTTGTATTATTAACCACTAAACGGGGTAAAGAGGGCAAAACAGTTATCAGTTACGACTCGTACATAGGGGTGCAAAACGTCTCGAAAAAGATTGATATGCTCAATGCCTACGAATACGCGCAACTGAGCTATGAAGCTAAAAACAACGCCTATCTCGACCGGAACCCAACCGGCAAACCTACCGATTCGAACGATATTCGGAATAAAGGCGTAGGGGCACCCAGCACGCTCATCCAGCCCGAAATCGTACCCTATCTGAGTGGCCAGGCCGGGCTGACCAATACTAACTGGCAGGATGCGATTTTCCGTTCTGCCCCAATTCAGAACCACACGCTTTCTATTTCGGGCGGCAAAGAAAATATTAAGTATTATTTATCAGCCAATTACCTAAATCAACGGGGCGTAGTTATTAACTCAGGCTTCAAAAGGTATGGCATGCGGGCCAATGTAGAGGTTAAGAATGGCCGCCTAACAACGGGGATTAACTTCAATCCCACCTACTCATACCACGATCTGATCAAGGCAGAAGGTCCTTATCTGGGCGAAGGGGTTGTAGGCTTGGCACTGCAAATGCCCCCACTTTTTCCGGTCTACAATGCAGATGGCTCCTACAATTTTGGCGGCAATGCCTGGGGATACGGGGCTACATCTATCCTAAATCCAGTTGCCATTGCCAATCAGGTTAGTGACAAACTGAGTCAGTTACGATTATTGGGTAATGCCTATGCTCAATATGAAATCATTGATGGCCTATCGTATCGGCTTAGTGTCGGGGCCGATGTTAACAGTTTCCAACGGGATTACTATCGGCCATCAACGCTCGAAATACGTGACCGGAAAGGACCTTCAACCCCAACAGGCTTCTCACGCGCCCAGAATTTCGTAGACTGGCTGGTCGAGAATACGCTGAACTACAATCGTTCTTTTGGGCAACACACGCTTTCGGCACTGGCGGGTTTCTCTTCCCAGAAAGATCGTCGGGTAGCCAACGAACTTACCGCGACTAATTTCCCGAACGACTTAGTTTACACACTCAATGCGGGGCAAGTTACGTCGGGCAGTTCCGATGTTCAGGAATGGTCGCTGCTATCGTATCTGGGTCGGGTTCAGTATGATTACGGCGGAAAATATCTGGTATCGGCAGCAATCCGGGCGGATGGTTCCTCGCGCTTCGGGAAAGATAATCGATGGGGCTATTTCCCCTCTGTATCGGCGGGCTGGAATATATCGCAGGAAACGTTTCTAAAATCCGTCAACTGGCTGAGTGACGTTAAACTACGGGCTAGCTACGGTTTAACGGGTAACTTCCAGATTCCGAACTATGGCTCAGTCAGTTTGCTCAACTACTCGAACTACATTCTAGGTAACGAAACCGTCGTAAGTGGCCTAGCTCCCGGCAACTCGGCCAATAACAAGCTGAAATGGGAAAAAACGGCGATGCTCGATGTCGGTTTCGACGTGAGTTTCCTTCGGAACAAACTGAATTTCACGTTCGATTATTACAATGCCAACACATCTGACCTGCTTCTGAACGTACCCGTTCCCCGTGCCTCTGGTTTCAGTACTGAACTACAGAATATTGGGAAAGTGAACAACCAGGGCTTTGAATTTACGCTCGGCACTCGCCAGACTTTTGGTCGGTTACGTTGGGATGCCAGCGCCAACATTGCTACGAACCGCAATGAAGTTAAAGCCCTCGGACCTTCGGGCGATCCGATTATTGTAGCGGGTGGTGTTGCCGGAGCGCAGTTTATCACTCAGATTGGCCACCCGATTGGCGAATATTACACCTACGTTTATGAAGGTGTCTATAAAAATCAGGCCGAATTGGACGCTAATCCAGCCCTTCACGTTTCGACATCGCGGCCCGGCGATTTCAAGTTTAAGGACGCTAATGGCGATGGCAAGTTTGACCTTAGCAGTGACCGCACCGTTACGGGCAGCTATTTCCCGAAATACACCTTTGGCTTCAACACAAGTCTTAACTACCGAGGTTTCGATCTGGGCGTAACCGTACAGGGCGTGCAGGGGCATAAAATTCTGAACCTGATCCGGCGATACATCTACAACATGGAAGGTAACGGCAACCTGTTCAGAGGGGCTTTGGATCGCTGGCAATCAGCAGACAATCCGGGCAATGGCTTAGTAAACCGCGCCAATCGTCTGGCTTCTGGCTCCAACGGCGAAATTTCAACCTGGCATATCGAAGATGGCTCATACGTACGGATTCGTACAATTACGCTGGGCTACTCGCTGCCAACTGCCTTACTTACCCGGCTGCGCCTGACCCGTGCCCGTTTATACGTGACGACCCAAAACCCGTTTACCTTCACGAAGTATTTGGGCTACAACCCAGAGGTTAACAGCCGCCCCGACAGTGCGTTATCATCCGGCGAAGATTATGGCACGTATCCCCTCCCCCGCACTACTTCAGTTGGACTCAACCTGTCATTCTAA
- a CDS encoding RagB/SusD family nutrient uptake outer membrane protein encodes MKKIALFLTAFVGLTACQKDFLDLKPQSQPNVDNFYKTSTDFNNAVNGAYDALQSSNQYGNDYNTVIEARGDNVLDNDPSSSSGLRYNIDRFIEPTTNTVLRDTWGSLYTGINRCNLILDKIDAIPMDAALKSRYKGEAQFIRALSYFNLVRLWGKVPLVLTAGTTTEARSYIRNEVADIYTAIEKDLTAAVAGLPASYTGNDIGRATSGAAAGLLGKVYVTEKKYDLAVSALKDLANGTTYQLLPNVADVFSVTNKNNAELLFSVKFKKGGTIGEGHGSWFGTSIGDPVEPSLRAAYSAGDKRLPLTVMVPVPTSINAVPRKFYDELSSTSDVGNDFPVLRYADVLLLYAEALNQVGYQADGDAFKALNRVRTRAGVATYTSAQLATKDAFQTAIINERRLELALESDRWFDLLRTGTAVAAIKVTGITMPDYRVVYPIPQSEIDVYNNKTTFPQNQGY; translated from the coding sequence ATGAAAAAGATAGCCTTATTTCTTACTGCCTTTGTAGGTCTGACAGCCTGCCAGAAAGACTTTCTGGATCTTAAGCCTCAGTCGCAGCCCAACGTAGATAATTTCTACAAGACGTCAACCGATTTCAATAACGCAGTCAATGGTGCCTACGATGCCCTACAAAGCTCAAACCAGTATGGCAATGATTATAACACCGTCATTGAAGCCCGTGGCGACAACGTACTCGATAACGACCCTTCGTCCAGTTCTGGGCTGCGGTACAACATCGATCGATTCATCGAGCCGACTACAAACACCGTTCTGCGTGACACCTGGGGTAGCCTGTATACAGGCATCAACCGGTGTAATCTGATTCTGGATAAGATCGACGCCATACCAATGGATGCTGCATTAAAATCGCGCTACAAAGGTGAAGCTCAGTTTATTCGCGCTTTGTCGTATTTCAATCTAGTCCGTTTGTGGGGCAAAGTGCCTCTGGTTCTGACAGCGGGCACCACGACCGAGGCTCGTTCGTATATTCGCAATGAGGTGGCGGATATTTATACAGCCATTGAAAAAGACCTGACAGCAGCCGTAGCAGGTTTACCAGCATCTTATACTGGAAACGATATTGGCAGGGCTACGTCTGGTGCGGCAGCAGGTTTGCTAGGCAAAGTATATGTAACCGAAAAGAAATATGATCTGGCCGTTTCGGCGCTGAAAGATCTGGCCAACGGCACTACCTATCAGTTGCTTCCCAACGTTGCCGATGTGTTTTCGGTAACCAACAAAAACAATGCGGAACTGCTGTTTTCGGTCAAATTCAAAAAAGGCGGCACTATTGGTGAGGGTCACGGATCCTGGTTCGGCACCAGCATTGGCGACCCTGTTGAGCCATCGTTGCGAGCGGCTTACTCGGCTGGAGATAAGCGGCTTCCGTTAACGGTTATGGTACCGGTTCCTACCAGCATCAATGCTGTACCGAGGAAGTTTTATGATGAGCTATCCTCTACGAGCGATGTTGGCAATGACTTCCCGGTGTTACGTTATGCCGATGTGTTGCTACTCTATGCGGAAGCACTCAATCAGGTTGGATATCAAGCCGATGGCGACGCATTTAAAGCGTTGAATCGGGTGCGGACTCGGGCGGGTGTTGCGACTTACACCAGCGCTCAGCTTGCTACAAAAGATGCCTTCCAGACCGCTATCATTAATGAACGTCGCCTGGAACTTGCTCTGGAAAGCGACCGATGGTTCGACCTGCTTCGTACAGGAACAGCTGTAGCGGCCATTAAGGTAACGGGTATTACTATGCCTGATTATCGGGTGGTCTATCCAATTCCGCAGTCGGAAATTGATGTCTATAACAACAAGACTACTTTCCCACAGAATCAGGGGTATTAG